GACAGCGCGGTGGCGGCCTTGGGGAGTTCTGCGGAGGCGCTTCGCATCCCGGACACCGTACCTCGCCCGTGATGCTTCTGTGATCTGAGCGAGGTACGGGTGGCTCAGACCACAGCGATCAGATGCCGTTCCCGGAGCCGGAATTGCCCGAGTTGCCGGAGTTCCCGCCACCCCCGCCCGGGAAGCCGCGGCCGTCGAAGCCCTGCTTGCCGTTGGGGCCGTCGTACTGGCGGTGGATGCCGGGCCGGCCGTCGCGAGGACCGTGGCTGGTCGCGGCGGCGATCCCGCCGACGACGCCGCCGCCGATCAGCAGGCCGAGGACGCCGACGCCGACGAGCTGGGTCGCGCGGTTCCCGACGAACCGCCGGAAGCCGCCGGGCTGCCGTGGGGCGGCCTGGGGAGGGCCCCAGGCGCCGTAGGCCGGGCCGGGACCGGGCTGGGAGAGCTGGGGCGTGGGCGGGGCCTGAGCCGCGCTCGCGGCGGACGGCGGAGCCTGCCCCTGCGCGGCGGGTGGCGGCTGCTGCCCGTGGACGGCGGTCTGGTCGGCCGCCGGCAGGGCGGCCCCGGCTGCGGGGCTCTGCGCGGTGGCTGGTTCGCCCGGTGCGGCGGGGGTGGCCGGTGCTTGCGCGGGGGGCTGGTCGGCCGCGGCGGGCGTCGCCGGTGCCTGGGCGGCCGGCTGCTGCGTGGTCGGCTGGTCGGCCGCGGCGTGGGCCGTGGGCTGTTCGACGGTCGGGTGGTCGGCCCCCTCCGGGGCCTTCTCCTCGCGCGGCTGGTCGTTCATCGTGGCTCCTGTGGTCACGGGAGCGAGCGCAGTGCCCGCCCCCACCACCTCAGCGTGCGCCCCTCAGCTGTGCATCACCTGAAACCAACCTGTCGATCCGCCATGAGTCACAGGTAGAAGGACAGGAACAGCGTGACCACCCAGGTCGCGCCGAGCACCTGCAGCACGCGGTCCTTGAGCGCGATCTCCTCGGGCTCGCCCGCGATGCCGCCGTCGACGTCGACCGCGTAGCGGAGCACCGCCACCACGAACGGCACCATCGAGATGAGCGCCCACACCGAGTTGTGCTCGGTCTGGCGGATCTCGAACGCCCACAGGCAGTACGACATGATCAGGATCGCCGCCGACGTCGCCCAGACGAACCGCAGGTAGCTGGCCGAATACTTCTTCAGCGAGGAGCGGATCTTCGCGCCGGTGCGCTCGAAGAGCATGATCTCCGCGTAGCGCTTGCCGGCGACCATGAACAGCGAGCCGAACGCCGTGACCAGCAGGAACCACTGCGAAAGCGCGATGCCGCCCGCGACACCGCCGGCGATCGAGCGCATCAGGAAGCCCGAGCCGACGATGGCCAGGTCGACCACCGGCTGGTGCTTCAGGCCGAAGCAGTAGCCGAGCTGGACGGCTTCGTAGACCCCCAGCACCACGGCGAGCTGCCAGCTCGCCGCGAACGACACGCCGAGGCCGGCCAGGAAGAACACGACCGCGGCCCCGTACGCGACGGGGACCGGCACGATGCCGGCCGCGATCGGCCGGTTCCGCTTGGTCGGGTGGGCCCGGTCGGCCTCGACGTCGATGGCGTCGTTGATGAGGTAGACCGAGCTCGCCACCAGCGAGAACGCCACGAAGGCGACGATCGCGTCGAGCAGGAGGCCCGTGCGGTCGGTCGACTTCGAGAAGGCGAAGAACGGGGCCGCGAAGACCAGCACGTTCTTGACCCACTGGCGCGGCCGCGCCGTCTTGATGACGCCGCCGGCCAGGCCGAACCGCCCGCGGGCGGCGGTCGCCGTGGCCGACTCCGCCGTCACCGGGGTCTCCGGTGCCTCAGGAGTCACGGCCGCTTCGTCGCTGTTGCGCTGCTCGGTCGTCTCGCTCATGGCTTCTTCTTCAGCTTCCGTCGTATCAGACCACCGACGAGCCCCCCGAGGGCCGCACCGGCCAGGACGTCTGTCGGATAGTGAACGCCGAGCACGAGCCGCGAGGCGAGCATCGGCGGTACCAGGGCGGGCACCAGGTTACGCCCGGTCAATCCGGAGTAGAGCACCGCCGCCGCCGTCGTGGACGTCGCGTGCGACGACGGGAAGCTCAGCTTGCTCGGGGTGCCGACCAGTACCTCGACGCTCGGGTGGTCCGGCCGGGGCCGCCTGACCACGCGTTTCACCGCGATCGAGGCCGCGTGCGCGCCGACGACGCCGGCCGACGCGACCAGCCAGTCCTTGCGCCGCTTCTTGTCGACCGCGGCGCCGATCAGGCCGAGGCTGAACCAGCCGATCGCGTGCTCGCCGAAGTGCGACATGCCGCGCGCGGCTTTCACCGAAACGTCACTCTTCAGAAAGCCCTGCGCCTTCGAAAGGACGGCGACCTCGCCCGTCGGGGTGCCCTTCTCAAGCATCGAGGGACCCGTCGAGCGGCGCGCCGTCGGTCAGGTGCGGGGCGATCTTGTTGTCGAACGCCGACAGCGCCGACCCGATGGCCATGTGCATGTCGAGGTACTTGTAGGTGCCGAGACGGCCGCCGAACAGCACGTTCCTCTCGCGCGCCTCGGTCTTGGCCAGCTCGCGGTAGGCCTCGAGCTTCTCGCGGTTCTCCGGGGTGTTGATCGGGTAGTACGGCTCGTCTTCCTCGGTCGCGAAGCGGGAGTACTCGCGGAAGATGACCGTCTTGTCCTTCGGGTAGTCCCGCTCCGGGTGGAAGTGGCGGAACTCGATGATCCGGGTGTAGGGCACTTCCTGGTCGTTGTAGTTGACGACCGAGGTGCCCTGGAAGTCACCGGTCTCGGCGACCTCGGACTCG
This genomic window from Amycolatopsis mongoliensis contains:
- a CDS encoding decaprenyl-phosphate phosphoribosyltransferase; this encodes MSETTEQRNSDEAAVTPEAPETPVTAESATATAARGRFGLAGGVIKTARPRQWVKNVLVFAAPFFAFSKSTDRTGLLLDAIVAFVAFSLVASSVYLINDAIDVEADRAHPTKRNRPIAAGIVPVPVAYGAAVVFFLAGLGVSFAASWQLAVVLGVYEAVQLGYCFGLKHQPVVDLAIVGSGFLMRSIAGGVAGGIALSQWFLLVTAFGSLFMVAGKRYAEIMLFERTGAKIRSSLKKYSASYLRFVWATSAAILIMSYCLWAFEIRQTEHNSVWALISMVPFVVAVLRYAVDVDGGIAGEPEEIALKDRVLQVLGATWVVTLFLSFYL
- a CDS encoding phosphatase PAP2 family protein — encoded protein: MLEKGTPTGEVAVLSKAQGFLKSDVSVKAARGMSHFGEHAIGWFSLGLIGAAVDKKRRKDWLVASAGVVGAHAASIAVKRVVRRPRPDHPSVEVLVGTPSKLSFPSSHATSTTAAAVLYSGLTGRNLVPALVPPMLASRLVLGVHYPTDVLAGAALGGLVGGLIRRKLKKKP